The Micromonospora sp. NBC_00421 genome contains a region encoding:
- a CDS encoding 3'(2'),5'-bisphosphate nucleotidase CysQ encodes MIDGAFARWLADRAGQALVELRAELGFADAGALKSAGDKVSHDLIRSELAKWRPGDAVLSEEDEGSRSVDTAGGVSRRTADRVWIIDPLDGTREFSEEGRSDWAVHVALWARNAPSPHGLVAGAVGLPAQHRVLGTDYPPAYPPMTVEAATSGDRTLRLAASRSRPPAFLTDLAEDVGAQLVPMGSAGAKIAAVVTGDVDAYIHAGGQYEWDSAAPIAVATATGLHASRIDGSALRYNEADPRLPDLLVCRKDLASRLLAALQRHSG; translated from the coding sequence ATGATCGACGGCGCGTTCGCCCGATGGCTGGCGGACCGGGCCGGGCAGGCCCTGGTGGAGCTTCGCGCCGAGCTGGGGTTCGCCGACGCCGGGGCGTTGAAGTCGGCCGGGGACAAGGTCTCGCACGACCTGATCCGCAGCGAGTTGGCGAAGTGGCGGCCGGGTGACGCCGTCCTCTCCGAGGAGGACGAGGGGTCGCGGTCGGTGGACACCGCCGGCGGGGTCTCCCGACGGACCGCCGACCGGGTGTGGATCATCGACCCGCTGGACGGCACCCGGGAGTTCTCCGAGGAGGGGCGCTCCGACTGGGCGGTGCACGTGGCGCTCTGGGCCCGCAACGCGCCGTCGCCGCACGGGTTGGTGGCGGGCGCGGTGGGTCTGCCGGCGCAGCACCGGGTGCTGGGTACGGACTATCCGCCGGCGTACCCGCCGATGACTGTGGAGGCGGCCACCTCGGGCGACCGTACGCTGCGGTTGGCGGCGAGTCGGAGCCGGCCGCCGGCCTTCCTCACCGACCTGGCCGAGGACGTGGGGGCCCAACTGGTGCCGATGGGTTCGGCCGGGGCGAAGATCGCGGCGGTGGTGACCGGTGACGTGGACGCGTACATCCACGCGGGCGGCCAGTACGAGTGGGACTCGGCGGCCCCGATCGCTGTGGCGACGGCCACCGGGCTGCACGCTTCCCGAATCGACGGTTCTGCGCTGAGATACAACGAGGCGGATCCGCGCCTGCCGGACCTGCTGGTCTGCCGCAAGGATCTCGCCAGCCGGTTGCTTGCAGCGCTGCAGAGGCATTCCGGGTAA
- the pth gene encoding aminoacyl-tRNA hydrolase yields MTDETGPWLVVGLGNPGREYAGNRHNVGFMVAELLAVRLGGRFGRYKRVVADVAEGRIGFGGPKLVLLKPQTYMNLSGGPVAALAQFHKIPADRVIAVHDELDIPYGQLRVKLGGGEGGHNGLRSMSKSLGTKEYVRVRFGIGRPPGRQDPADYVLSDFGTAERKELEFLVDRAADMVESVVTKGVEPTQNAYHGA; encoded by the coding sequence GTGACGGACGAGACGGGACCGTGGCTGGTGGTCGGGCTGGGCAACCCGGGTCGGGAGTACGCCGGGAACCGGCACAACGTCGGTTTCATGGTCGCCGAGTTGCTCGCCGTACGGCTGGGCGGGCGGTTCGGCCGGTACAAGCGGGTGGTGGCGGACGTCGCCGAGGGGCGGATCGGCTTCGGTGGGCCGAAGTTGGTGCTGCTCAAGCCGCAGACGTACATGAACCTGTCAGGCGGGCCGGTGGCCGCGCTGGCGCAGTTCCACAAGATCCCGGCCGACCGGGTGATCGCGGTCCACGACGAGTTGGACATCCCGTACGGGCAGCTTCGGGTGAAGCTGGGCGGTGGCGAGGGCGGGCACAACGGTCTGCGGTCGATGTCCAAGTCGTTGGGGACGAAGGAGTACGTCCGGGTGCGGTTCGGCATCGGTCGGCCGCCGGGGCGGCAGGATCCGGCGGACTACGTGCTGTCCGACTTCGGCACGGCGGAGCGCAAGGAGCTGGAGTTCCTGGTGGACCGGGCCGCCGACATGGTGGAGTCGGTGGTCACCAAGGGTGTCGAGCCGACCCAGAACGCGTATCACGGGGCCTGA